From a single Streptomyces liliifuscus genomic region:
- a CDS encoding DeoR/GlpR family DNA-binding transcription regulator, producing MYAPERQQEILRLARDGGRVDVVSLAEEFQVTAETIRRDLKALDRAGLLRRVHGGAIPAGRLDFEPDLAERETTAADEKDRIAKAAVAELPDKGTMILDAGTTIARLAGALPLEATLTVVTHSLPIAARLADHPGMQLHLIGGRVRHRTRAAVDAWALRAYGEIRADVVFLAANGFSIEHGLTTPDLAEAAVKRAALSAARRVVLLADSAKHGQEHFARFGDLGEVDLLITDSGLSPEDATAIERGGTEVVRA from the coding sequence ATGTACGCACCGGAGCGACAGCAGGAGATCCTCCGACTCGCACGTGACGGCGGCCGTGTGGATGTCGTGTCGCTGGCCGAGGAGTTCCAGGTCACGGCGGAGACGATCCGGCGGGACCTGAAGGCCCTCGACCGGGCGGGTCTGCTGCGCCGGGTCCACGGAGGCGCCATCCCGGCCGGGCGGCTCGACTTCGAGCCCGACCTCGCCGAGCGCGAGACCACCGCGGCCGACGAGAAGGACCGCATCGCCAAGGCGGCCGTGGCCGAACTGCCGGACAAGGGCACGATGATCCTCGACGCGGGCACGACCATCGCCCGCCTCGCCGGGGCCCTCCCCCTGGAGGCGACGCTCACCGTCGTGACGCACAGCCTCCCCATCGCGGCCCGCCTCGCCGACCACCCCGGCATGCAGCTCCATCTCATCGGGGGCCGCGTCCGGCACCGTACGCGCGCGGCGGTCGACGCCTGGGCGCTGCGGGCGTACGGGGAGATCCGCGCGGACGTCGTCTTCCTCGCGGCGAACGGCTTCTCCATCGAGCACGGACTGACCACCCCGGACCTCGCCGAGGCGGCCGTGAAGCGCGCCGCGCTCTCCGCCGCGCGCCGCGTGGTGCTGCTCGCCGACTCGGCCAAGCACGGCCAGGAACACTTCGCGCGCTTCGGCGACCTCGGTGAAGTGGACCTGTTGATCACCGACAGCGGGCTGAGCCCCGAAGACGCGACCGCCATCGAGCGCGGCGGCACGGAAGTAGTGCGCGCATGA
- a CDS encoding MFS transporter — translation MTSSSSTLPSPRPEADRRRWFALAIVMTAAFMDLVDVTIVNVAIPSIQRDEGASFSHIQWITAGYALAFAAGLITGGRLGDIHGRKRVFLVGIGGFTLASALCGFAVNPDMLVASRILQGAMAALMVPQVLSIVHATFPAHERGKVFGMFGAIVGLGAVSGPILGALLTEWNLFGLEWRPIFLINLPVGIAGLILGRKFITESKAPHALKLDLVGVVLVTLGLLMLLYPLTRGRELGWPVWGYVVMAGALVVFAALVAYEKRKAARDGSPLVELSLFKVKSFAAGIAVQTVFGVGLGIFFLVWTLYMQVGLGWSALRAGLTGVPFSIAVSVAAGMSVQKLVPRFGRKVLQAGALTMAAGVVIYIWEAERYGMSIASWQMALPLVVMGVGMGLIVAPLTDAILSEVPREHSGSASGLINTVQQMGNALGLGLVSVVFFGTMSDHLPGPEVGPAFVDAFQNALIWVAVVMTAIFLLMFALPKRPAQHVEGAETAETPGITPLDKAPELVG, via the coding sequence ATGACCTCTTCCAGCAGCACTCTCCCGTCCCCCCGGCCGGAGGCCGACCGCCGGCGCTGGTTCGCGCTGGCCATCGTGATGACCGCGGCCTTCATGGACCTGGTCGACGTCACGATCGTCAACGTCGCGATCCCCTCGATCCAGCGGGACGAGGGCGCGTCCTTCAGCCACATCCAGTGGATAACGGCCGGCTACGCGCTGGCCTTCGCGGCCGGCCTGATCACCGGCGGCAGGCTCGGTGACATCCACGGCCGCAAGCGGGTGTTCCTCGTCGGCATCGGCGGCTTCACACTCGCGTCCGCGCTCTGCGGCTTCGCGGTGAACCCGGACATGCTCGTCGCCTCCCGCATCCTCCAGGGGGCCATGGCCGCGCTGATGGTGCCGCAGGTCCTGTCGATCGTGCACGCCACGTTCCCGGCGCACGAGCGGGGCAAGGTCTTCGGGATGTTCGGCGCGATCGTGGGTCTCGGCGCGGTGTCGGGCCCGATCCTGGGCGCGCTGCTCACCGAGTGGAACCTGTTCGGCCTGGAGTGGCGGCCGATCTTCCTCATCAACCTGCCGGTCGGCATCGCGGGCCTGATCCTGGGCCGGAAGTTCATCACCGAGTCCAAGGCCCCGCACGCCCTCAAGCTCGACCTCGTCGGCGTCGTCCTCGTCACCCTCGGTCTGCTGATGCTCCTCTACCCGCTGACCCGCGGCCGCGAGCTGGGCTGGCCGGTGTGGGGGTACGTCGTGATGGCCGGCGCCCTCGTCGTCTTCGCGGCGCTGGTGGCGTACGAGAAGAGGAAGGCGGCGCGGGACGGGTCCCCGCTCGTCGAGCTCTCCCTCTTCAAGGTGAAGAGCTTCGCCGCGGGCATCGCCGTGCAGACGGTCTTCGGGGTCGGCCTCGGCATCTTCTTCCTGGTCTGGACGCTCTACATGCAGGTGGGCCTCGGCTGGAGCGCGCTGCGGGCCGGTCTGACCGGTGTTCCCTTCTCGATCGCGGTCTCGGTGGCGGCGGGCATGTCGGTGCAGAAGCTGGTGCCGAGGTTCGGGCGGAAGGTGCTCCAGGCGGGCGCGCTGACCATGGCGGCCGGCGTCGTGATCTACATCTGGGAGGCCGAGCGGTACGGCATGTCCATCGCCTCCTGGCAGATGGCGCTTCCGCTGGTCGTCATGGGGGTCGGCATGGGCCTGATCGTGGCCCCGCTGACGGACGCGATCCTCTCCGAGGTGCCGCGTGAGCACTCCGGTTCGGCATCAGGCCTGATCAACACGGTCCAGCAGATGGGCAACGCCCTCGGCCTCGGCCTGGTCTCCGTCGTCTTCTTCGGCACGATGTCCGACCATCTGCCCGGACCCGAGGTGGGTCCCGCCTTCGTCGACGCCTTCCAGAACGCGCTGATCTGGGTCGCCGTGGTGATGACGGCCATCTTCCTGCTGATGTTCGCCCTTCCGAAGCGCCCCGCCCAGCACGTGGAGGGAGCGGAGACCGCCGAGACCCCGGGGATCACGCCGCTCGACAAGGCGCCCGAACTCGTCGGCTGA
- a CDS encoding helix-turn-helix transcriptional regulator translates to MSTDTPARLLQLLSLLQTPREWPGGELSERLGVSRRTVRRDVDRLRELGYPVQATMGADGGYRLVAGKAMPPLVLDDEEAVAIAVGLRAGAGHAVEGVDEASVRALAKLEQVLPSRLRHRVSTLQAATTPLTSGDGASIAPETLTVMASTIAGRELLRFAYRAKDGAESRRRTEPYRLVSTGRRWYLVAYDLDRADWRTFRVDRVADPFATGARFTPRELPTGSAAEYLRQSMHGRQETYEFAVTFAAPAEYIAARLPGWLGVPEPVDERSCRLRGSSGDAVEWLAVRLAMVNCEFTVHEPVELVEYVRQLGGRLSRATASG, encoded by the coding sequence ATGAGTACCGACACCCCCGCCCGGCTCCTTCAGTTGTTGTCTCTTCTCCAGACTCCTCGGGAGTGGCCCGGCGGGGAGCTTTCCGAACGGCTGGGTGTCTCGCGGCGGACCGTGCGTCGGGATGTGGACCGGCTGCGGGAGCTCGGCTATCCGGTGCAGGCGACGATGGGCGCGGACGGCGGGTACCGGCTGGTCGCCGGGAAGGCCATGCCGCCGCTGGTCCTCGACGACGAGGAGGCGGTGGCGATCGCGGTCGGGCTGCGGGCCGGTGCGGGGCACGCCGTGGAGGGCGTGGACGAGGCGTCCGTACGGGCGCTGGCCAAGCTCGAACAGGTCCTGCCGAGCCGCCTGAGGCATCGCGTCTCCACCCTGCAGGCCGCCACCACTCCCCTGACCAGCGGCGACGGTGCGAGCATCGCGCCCGAGACGCTGACCGTGATGGCCTCGACCATCGCGGGGCGGGAGTTGCTGCGGTTCGCCTACCGGGCGAAGGACGGGGCGGAGAGCCGGCGCCGGACCGAGCCGTACCGGCTCGTGTCGACCGGCCGCCGCTGGTACCTCGTCGCGTACGACCTCGACCGCGCGGACTGGCGTACGTTCCGGGTCGACCGGGTGGCCGACCCGTTCGCGACCGGGGCCCGTTTCACGCCGCGCGAGCTGCCGACGGGGAGCGCGGCCGAGTATCTGCGCCAGTCGATGCACGGGCGGCAGGAGACGTACGAGTTCGCGGTGACGTTCGCCGCCCCCGCGGAGTACATCGCGGCGCGGCTGCCGGGGTGGCTCGGGGTGCCCGAGCCGGTCGACGAGCGGAGCTGCCGGCTGCGGGGGTCCTCCGGGGATGCCGTGGAGTGGCTGGCGGTGCGGCTCGCGATGGTGAACTGCGAGTTCACTGTGCATGAGCCGGTTGAACTCGTGGAGTATGTACGGCAGTTGGGGGGCCGCCTGAGCCGGGCGACGGCGTCGGGCTGA
- a CDS encoding sigma-70 family RNA polymerase sigma factor encodes MATRAVARRKSASGGTDAARSVRVVGGEIADRDLVGMYLDEIARTPLLDAAKEVDLSQTIEAGVYAQQILDGEVSDTKVKASREELEALVADAERAKDIFIRSNLRLVVAVARRYPRSGLPLLDLIQEGNAGLVRAVEKFDYRKGFKFSTYATWWIRQAITRSIADQSRTIRLPVHLVEELGRIRRVQREFNREHGREPEPSEIAAELDTKPERVVDVLDWARDPVSLNMSVDDDGDTQFGDLLEDTSAVSPEQSVLTLLRSEELDDLIGRLDQRTASIIKMRYGIEDGRERTLTEVGKEHGLTRERIRQIEKHALLELKKLARDTGFDAAA; translated from the coding sequence ATGGCAACCCGTGCCGTCGCCCGTCGTAAGTCCGCCTCAGGCGGGACCGACGCGGCACGCAGTGTTCGCGTCGTAGGCGGCGAGATCGCCGACCGCGACCTGGTCGGCATGTATCTCGACGAGATCGCGCGCACACCGCTGCTCGACGCCGCCAAGGAAGTGGACCTCTCCCAGACCATCGAGGCGGGCGTGTACGCCCAGCAGATCCTCGACGGCGAGGTCTCCGACACAAAGGTGAAGGCCTCCCGCGAGGAGCTCGAAGCGCTGGTCGCCGACGCCGAGCGGGCCAAGGACATCTTCATCCGGTCGAACCTCCGCCTGGTCGTGGCGGTCGCCCGCCGCTACCCGCGCAGCGGCCTGCCGCTCCTGGACCTCATCCAGGAGGGGAACGCGGGCCTGGTCCGAGCCGTCGAGAAGTTCGACTACCGCAAGGGCTTCAAGTTCTCGACGTACGCGACCTGGTGGATCCGTCAGGCCATCACCCGTTCCATCGCCGACCAGTCCCGCACCATCCGCCTCCCCGTCCACCTGGTCGAGGAGCTGGGTCGGATCCGCCGTGTGCAGCGCGAGTTCAACCGCGAGCACGGCCGTGAGCCGGAGCCCTCGGAGATCGCCGCGGAGCTGGACACGAAGCCGGAGCGCGTGGTCGACGTGCTGGACTGGGCCCGTGACCCGGTCTCGCTGAACATGTCGGTGGACGACGACGGCGACACCCAGTTCGGTGACCTGCTGGAGGACACCTCGGCCGTCTCGCCCGAGCAGTCCGTGCTCACGCTGCTGCGCAGCGAGGAGCTGGACGACCTCATCGGCCGTCTCGACCAGCGCACGGCCTCGATCATCAAGATGCGGTACGGCATCGAGGACGGCCGGGAGCGCACGCTCACCGAGGTCGGCAAGGAGCACGGCCTCACGCGCGAGCGCATCCGCCAGATCGAGAAGCACGCGCTGCTGGAACTGAAGAAGCTGGCCCGCGACACGGGCTTCGACGCCGCCGCGTAG
- a CDS encoding GNAT family N-acetyltransferase, which yields MSSERTEVQVRPGVESDLDALTDIYNHYVRETPITFDTATFTPVERRLWLLSHPEDGPHRLMVATAGDSQEILGYATSSAFRPKPAYETSVEVTVYLAPNAGGRGVGTLLYKALFAALADEDLHRAYAGIAQPNEASVRLHERFGFRHVGTYREVGRKFGRYWDVAWYEKEL from the coding sequence ATGTCGTCGGAACGTACAGAGGTGCAGGTCAGGCCAGGAGTCGAGAGCGACCTCGACGCCCTCACGGACATCTACAACCACTACGTGCGTGAGACGCCGATCACGTTCGACACAGCGACCTTCACTCCGGTAGAGCGCCGCCTTTGGCTGCTCTCTCACCCTGAAGACGGCCCGCATCGGCTGATGGTTGCCACGGCCGGGGACTCACAGGAGATTCTGGGCTACGCCACATCCAGCGCTTTCCGGCCGAAGCCCGCGTACGAGACGTCCGTGGAGGTGACGGTCTACCTCGCCCCGAACGCCGGCGGCCGGGGTGTCGGCACGCTGCTCTACAAGGCCCTGTTCGCCGCCCTCGCGGACGAGGACCTGCACCGGGCCTACGCGGGGATCGCCCAGCCCAACGAGGCGTCCGTGCGGCTGCACGAGCGGTTCGGGTTCCGGCACGTCGGTACGTACCGGGAGGTGGGCCGGAAGTTCGGGCGGTACTGGGATGTGGCCTGGTACGAGAAGGAGCTCTGA
- a CDS encoding dioxygenase family protein, giving the protein MSAATEERAVVERMPALYLSHGAPPLADDPVWPGQLAAWSADLPRPRAILMISAHWEEAPLALGATETIPLVYDFWGFPEHYYKVRYEAPGAPELAESVRKLLRAPGMPVQGIPDRGLDHGAYVPLVEMFPAADIPVLQVSMPTLDPVRLMDIGRKLAPLRDEGVLIVGSGFFTHNLAALRQGGIPGWSAEFDEWGHRALDSGDVDGLLDFLHKSPAGQLAHPRTEHFAPLFVTMGAADAAGELEAQRSVIDGFWLGLAKRSVQFG; this is encoded by the coding sequence ATGTCCGCCGCCACCGAGGAACGTGCCGTCGTGGAGCGCATGCCCGCCCTCTACCTCTCCCACGGCGCCCCGCCGCTGGCCGACGACCCGGTCTGGCCCGGCCAGCTCGCCGCCTGGTCCGCGGACCTGCCCCGCCCCAGGGCGATCCTCATGATCTCCGCGCACTGGGAGGAGGCCCCGCTCGCCCTCGGGGCCACCGAGACCATCCCCCTCGTCTATGATTTCTGGGGCTTCCCCGAGCACTACTACAAGGTGCGGTACGAGGCCCCCGGAGCACCCGAACTCGCCGAGTCCGTCCGCAAGTTGCTGCGCGCCCCCGGTATGCCCGTCCAGGGCATCCCGGACCGCGGCCTGGACCACGGCGCGTACGTCCCGCTGGTGGAGATGTTCCCGGCGGCCGACATCCCGGTCCTCCAGGTCTCGATGCCCACGCTCGACCCGGTCCGCCTCATGGACATCGGCCGCAAGCTGGCGCCCCTGCGTGACGAGGGCGTCCTCATCGTCGGCTCCGGCTTCTTCACCCACAACCTGGCGGCCCTGCGGCAGGGCGGGATCCCCGGCTGGTCCGCGGAGTTCGACGAGTGGGGCCACCGGGCCCTGGACTCGGGTGACGTCGACGGCCTGCTCGACTTCCTCCACAAGTCCCCGGCGGGACAGCTGGCCCACCCGCGCACCGAGCACTTCGCCCCGCTGTTCGTGACGATGGGCGCGGCGGACGCCGCAGGCGAGCTGGAAGCCCAGCGCTCGGTGATCGACGGCTTCTGGCTGGGCCTGGCGAAGAGGTCGGTGCAGTTCGGCTGA
- a CDS encoding MarR family winged helix-turn-helix transcriptional regulator has protein sequence MNTASADEPRWLSDEEQRTWRAYIHATTLLDDHLDRQLQRDAGMPHIYYGLLVGLAEAPRRRLRMTELAMKAKITRSRLSHAIARLEKNGWVRREDCPSDKRGQFAVLTDEGYEVLMRSAPGHVAAVRQAFFDRLTVDQQKALGEAMLLIAEGLQPEGTGADLPWLR, from the coding sequence ATGAACACGGCATCCGCTGACGAGCCGCGCTGGCTCAGTGACGAGGAACAGCGCACGTGGCGTGCGTACATTCATGCCACCACCCTTCTTGACGACCATCTCGACCGCCAGCTGCAGCGTGATGCGGGCATGCCTCACATCTATTACGGCCTGCTCGTCGGTCTCGCCGAGGCCCCGCGTCGGCGGCTGCGGATGACCGAACTGGCGATGAAGGCGAAGATCACCAGGTCCCGGCTCTCGCACGCGATCGCGCGGCTTGAGAAGAACGGGTGGGTGCGGCGGGAGGACTGTCCTTCGGACAAGCGGGGACAGTTCGCGGTGCTGACGGACGAGGGGTACGAGGTTCTGATGCGGAGTGCGCCGGGGCATGTGGCCGCGGTTCGTCAGGCGTTCTTCGACCGGCTGACCGTCGATCAGCAGAAGGCTCTCGGTGAGGCCATGCTGCTCATCGCGGAGGGGCTGCAGCCGGAGGGGACCGGGGCGGACCTGCCCTGGCTGCGGTAG
- a CDS encoding MFS transporter translates to MSETVQVAADKAQAPDPNRWKALTFIALAQLMVVLDATIVNIALPSAQQDLGISDGNRQWVITAYALAFGGLLLFGGRIADIWGRKRTFVTGLIGFAGASALGGAATNEAMLLGSRALQGAFGALLAPAALSLLAVMFTDSKERAKAFGIYGAIAGGGGAVGLILGGFLTEYLDWRWTFFVNIPFAVVAAAGAYFVIREPAGRNRSPLDIPGVVLSTVGLVSLVYGFTRAESEGWGDSMTIGLFVASAVLLAAFVLVESKVKAPLLPLRVITERNRGGVYLSLGLAIIAMFGLFLFLTYYLQIVKGYSPVKTGFAFLPMIAGMIAGSTQIGARLMNRLPARLLMGPGFLVAAAGMLLLTQMEIGSSYAALLLPAMLLLGLGMGTAFMPAMSLATLGVEPRDSGVASAMVNTSQQVGGAIGTALLNTIAASATTAYVKDHIAGATTQPQQQLVQLQAQVHGYTNAIWFAVGILVVAAGIAFTFINAGSPDATAAAGSLEGTEDDLKVPVIAH, encoded by the coding sequence ATGTCTGAAACAGTCCAGGTCGCCGCCGACAAGGCGCAGGCCCCCGATCCCAACCGCTGGAAAGCGCTGACCTTCATCGCGCTCGCCCAGCTCATGGTCGTGCTCGACGCGACCATCGTGAACATCGCGCTGCCCTCGGCCCAGCAGGACCTCGGCATCTCCGACGGCAACCGGCAGTGGGTCATCACGGCCTACGCCCTCGCCTTCGGCGGACTCCTCCTCTTCGGCGGCCGGATCGCCGACATCTGGGGCCGCAAGCGCACCTTCGTCACCGGCCTCATCGGCTTCGCCGGCGCCTCCGCCCTCGGCGGTGCCGCGACCAACGAGGCGATGCTGCTCGGCTCCCGTGCCCTGCAGGGTGCCTTCGGCGCACTGCTCGCGCCCGCCGCGCTCTCGCTGCTCGCGGTGATGTTCACCGACTCCAAGGAGCGCGCCAAGGCGTTCGGCATCTACGGTGCGATCGCCGGTGGCGGTGGCGCCGTCGGCCTGATCCTCGGCGGCTTCCTCACCGAGTACCTGGACTGGCGCTGGACGTTCTTCGTGAACATCCCGTTCGCGGTCGTCGCCGCTGCCGGTGCGTACTTCGTCATCCGTGAGCCGGCCGGCCGCAACCGCTCGCCGCTCGACATCCCGGGTGTCGTCCTGTCGACCGTCGGTCTGGTCTCGCTCGTCTACGGCTTCACCCGCGCCGAGTCCGAGGGCTGGGGCGACTCCATGACGATCGGCCTGTTCGTCGCGTCGGCCGTGCTCCTCGCGGCCTTCGTCCTCGTCGAGTCCAAGGTCAAGGCCCCGCTGCTGCCCCTGCGCGTCATCACCGAGCGCAACCGTGGCGGTGTCTACCTCTCGCTCGGCCTCGCGATCATCGCGATGTTCGGCCTGTTCCTCTTCCTGACCTACTACCTGCAGATCGTGAAGGGCTACTCGCCGGTCAAGACCGGTTTCGCCTTCCTGCCGATGATCGCGGGCATGATCGCGGGCTCCACGCAGATCGGCGCCCGGCTGATGAACCGCCTCCCGGCGCGTCTGCTGATGGGCCCGGGCTTCCTGGTCGCCGCGGCCGGCATGCTGCTGCTGACCCAGATGGAGATCGGCTCCTCGTACGCGGCCCTGCTCCTGCCGGCCATGCTGCTGCTCGGCCTCGGTATGGGTACGGCGTTCATGCCGGCCATGTCCCTGGCCACACTGGGCGTCGAGCCGCGTGACTCCGGTGTCGCCTCCGCGATGGTCAACACCTCGCAGCAGGTGGGCGGCGCGATCGGTACGGCTCTGCTGAACACGATCGCCGCTTCGGCCACCACGGCGTACGTCAAGGACCACATCGCCGGTGCCACCACCCAGCCCCAGCAGCAGCTCGTCCAGCTGCAGGCCCAGGTGCACGGCTACACCAACGCGATCTGGTTCGCCGTCGGCATCCTTGTCGTCGCCGCGGGAATCGCCTTCACCTTCATCAACGCCGGAAGCCCCGACGCCACGGCGGCCGCGGGTTCCCTCGAAGGCACGGAGGACGACCTGAAGGTCCCGGTCATCGCCCACTAG
- a CDS encoding TetR/AcrR family transcriptional regulator produces the protein METAVHVQHKVTRPRADALRNRERIVTAARVMFVEFGPDVPLDEIARRAGVGNATVYRNFPDRDALVREVVCSVMDRTSEAAEIALAETGDAFEALSRFVHACADERLSALCPMMSSTFDQHHPDMEAARERIEELTERLMARAREAGQLRPDVGVGDIMIAVAQLSRPPAGTAALCFDRFVHRHLQLFLDGLRAPAPSELPGTTATMEDLRKS, from the coding sequence GTGGAGACCGCAGTCCACGTACAGCACAAGGTGACCCGGCCGCGCGCCGACGCCCTGCGCAACCGGGAGCGGATCGTCACCGCCGCCCGCGTGATGTTCGTGGAGTTCGGCCCCGATGTGCCGCTCGACGAGATCGCTCGCCGGGCCGGCGTCGGCAACGCCACGGTGTACCGCAACTTCCCGGACCGGGACGCACTGGTGCGGGAGGTCGTCTGCTCGGTCATGGACCGTACGTCGGAGGCGGCCGAGATCGCGCTCGCCGAGACGGGTGACGCGTTCGAGGCGCTGTCGCGCTTCGTGCACGCCTGTGCCGACGAACGGCTCTCGGCCCTCTGCCCGATGATGTCCAGCACCTTCGACCAGCACCACCCGGACATGGAAGCGGCGCGTGAGCGGATCGAGGAACTGACCGAGCGGCTGATGGCACGCGCCCGCGAAGCCGGACAGCTCCGACCCGACGTGGGCGTCGGCGACATCATGATCGCCGTGGCCCAGCTCAGCAGGCCCCCGGCCGGCACCGCGGCCCTGTGCTTCGACCGGTTCGTCCACCGCCACCTGCAGCTGTTCCTCGACGGTCTGCGGGCCCCGGCCCCATCCGAACTGCCGGGTACCACCGCGACGATGGAGGACCTGCGCAAATCCTGA